DNA sequence from the Methanolobus sp. ZRKC5 genome:
CCTGCTGGCAGGCTGTCGATGGGGAACAAGGCACCGGATAATCCGAATATCGGGAAGATCACAAAATTCATTATGAGCTGGAAACCGTGCATATCATCCATTCTTGAAGCTATGGCAATCCCGAATGCTGTGAATGATATCCCAATCAGCACCATGAAAATAATTGCTATTGCAAATCCAGAGATACTGCTAATCTTAAGTCCCATGAACAATGAAAGGACAAAAATCATGAGTCCCTGTATTACTGCTGTGGTAGCCCCTCCAAATGTCTGACCAAGCATGATCTCAAGTCTTGAGACCGGTGCAACCAGCGTCTCTTTCAGAAAACCGAACTGCTTGTCCCATATTATCTGTATACCTGAGAACACCGAAGTGAAAAGAACGCTCATGGAAATGATCCCCGGAATTATGAAGCCTATGTATCCCTGTTCCATACCTGGAAGAACGACTACGGAATTCAGGCCGAATCCAAGGACCAGAAGGAAAAACACAGGCATACCTAAGCTACCCAAGATTCTGCTTTTTGAACGAATAAATCGTTTCACATTCCTTAGCCATATAGTGTAAACTATATCCATTCCATCATCTCCTTGCCCTTTTCATCATACGCATCTGTTCTTTTCCATTGGCTTCCTCTTCTCTGATACTCCTACCCGTAAAATGCAGGAACACATCTTCAAGGGTTGGTTTATGAATGGATATCGAATCAATAGGAATACCATTCTCTGAAGCCATAGTGACTATCTGTGCAACATGCTTTTCCGCATTTTGCAAACCAATGACGAGAGAGGAATCATGCACCTCAATGCTTTCGATCTCCGGCAAGGACCTAACAACTGAATAAAGATCAGCATGTCCTGAAGAGACTATAGTGATTACATCTCCTCCAATATCATTTTTCAATTTTTCAGACGTGTCCATGGCCACTATCCCACCCTTATCTATAATGGCTATCCTATGGCAGAGTTTGTCAGCCTCTTCCATATAATGCGTGGTCAGAATAATGCTAATACCTTTTTCTTTGTTCAATTTCTCTATGTAGTCCCAAAGGTGATTCCTTGTCTGTGGGTCAAGGCCAAGGGTGGGTTCGTCCAGGAAAAGAACTTTTGGTTCATGCAACAGTCCCCTTGCAATTTCCAGACGCCGCCTCATACCGCCAGAATATGTTTTCACAATATTGTCTTTTTTCTCATCCAATTCCACCAGTTTAAGGAGTTCCATTATCTTTTTTTGCCTGATGTCCTTAGGAATACGATACAATCTTCCATGAAAATCCATATTCTCGTAAGCTGTAAGTTCCTCATCAAGACTCTGGTCCTGAAATACTATGCCAATTGATTTACGGACATCATCTTCGTTTTTCAGTATATCATATCCATTGACAGATGCTTTTCCAGAACTTGGTTTGAGCATGGTTGAAAGCATGGACATGGTAGTGGTTTTCCCGGCTCCGTTAGGACCGAGCAGACCGAATACCTCACCTTTCTTTATGTTAAAAGAAAGGTTGTTTACGGCGGTGAAATCACCGAATTTCTTAGTAAGATCTTCAACTATAATTGCAAACATTTTTATTCCCCGATTCCTTCGAATAAAAGATCGATCTTTGCTGATATATCCCTGGAAAAAGAGTCATCATTATCCGAATGTAACCATATCATAAGTGAGTGGAAATAGATAGCATTCAGACTTTCTGATGCGATTTTAAGGTCAATTTCGTTCCTGATTTCCCCATTTTGCATACCCTCTTTGAGAAAATCACAGAGTATATCGATAAACCTCTGATGACCGTGCTCTTTCTTACCAGAACGCTGACTGGAAGCCATCGTAAGCCGCTTATGTTCAAAGAACAATAGTCTTGTGAGTTCCTTGTCCTTTTCATAGTTCTCTGCAAGGAGAACGAAGAAATTCATGATCTTCTCCTTTGCAGGCACATCCAAAGACATCTGAGTTTCCACTATATTGAAGATCAGCTCCTCTTTTTGCTTTTTAAAGTAAAACAGAAGTGATTCTTTTGTTGGAAAATAATTAAAGAACGTGCCTTTAGCTATACCAGCTTCTTTTGTTATTTCGCCAACTGTGGTGTTCTCAAAACCTTTTTCTTTGAACAATTTACCCGATACATCAAAAATTCGATTTCTGGTTTCCTGTTTCTTTTTCTCTCGCAGGGACATACTACCTCGTTTGTTCATCAAGTATAAATGACCATGGTCATAAATGACCACGGTCATATATAAGCATTTTGAAGCTAAAGACCAGACAAAAGCAAAAAATAAAGGTAAAAAATAAAATACAAGACAAACACAATATCCTATGGTCAAAATACAAGACAAAAAAGATTATGTGTAAATAAAAGGAGGAGAAATAATGGAAGGACACCCACTAAACATAATTCAGGAAAAAGACAGCGATTTTTTTAATATAATAGAAGCAACACGTGAAAATGCACTTTCGCAAGGCAGCATTCCACTAAAATACAAGTACCTCATAGCCCTGGCACTTGATGCTGAACACGGAGCTGTGGATGGGGTAAAGATACTGGCAATGCAGGCAATGGACGAAGGAGCAACAAAAGAAGAAATAATGGAAGCTGTTCGCATAGCAAACTATATTGGCGGTATTGGAAGCGTATATGCGGCAGCTAATGCTCTGAGAGATATACTATAAAAGAGATTTTTAATCCACAGACTTATATGAACAAACCTTGTAAACTTCAAAGGTTCAATATCATTATCGAATAATTAAGCATAGTTGCAAATGATACCCAGAGGATGTATGGTACTAGAAGCATACCTGCGGGTTTTGAGATCCTATAGAAGAGCACAATATTCAATACGATAACTATCCAGAGAAGCACGATGTCAATTAGACCCATGAAGGGAGAACGAAGTCCGAAAAACAAAATGGACCAGAGTAAATTCAAAAATAGCTGGATGCTAAATACGTACATTGCGGTTCTTACTTTTCTTATCTGCCACCCTTTTTGCCATATAATATAAAAAGCAATACCCATTAAAAGATAAAGGAGAGGCCAGACCACTGAAAAAAGCCAGCCCGGAGGAACGAAGTATGGCTTCACAAGTGATGCATACCACGTAGATATGGAATTGTAAGTGAAGATTCCGCCAAGTATGCCTGTTATCTGACATAAGGCGATTGAAATCACTAATTTTTTAAAATCAATTTGTCTCCAATTCACTTTATGCACTCCCTTCATACATATAATATTGAATAATAATTATATGTTCCTATCATACATTTAAAATGTAGGTTGAAAAATAAGCAACCAAACACACGTATGAAAATTTAATAAAAAATCATACATGCCTACTATACCCGATAATCCAGTGTATGATTGTGCAGTATTAATATCACAAAGATTCACACTAGCCGCAAAACACACCAATTATACAAAGAAATATACTATATAAAATACAGAATCCACAATTATTAGATTGTCTTTATCGATCGGATTCAGAATAGACCCCTATGAATTCTGCCATGAAAGTAACAATAATAGAAGACATATAGACCCAAAGGAAAATGACAATTATCGAACCTATTGTTCCGTATACTGTAGCAACATTACTGTATGATAGGTAAATACCCATCATATATTTGCCCATTGTAAGCAAGATAACTGTTAGTAGTGAACCTGTAAAAACATATTTTAAGTCAATATTTGCCTCAGGAAGCATTCTGAAAAGGTACATGAAAAGAACGATCAGTGTAGCAAAATTGATCAAAAAGCTTGCATATTTGACAGCGCCTGTAGAAATTGAAAGAGTTGCTTCCAGATTATCAGAAATGACAAAGAATATCAGTTCAAATACTGTACTCATGGCCACAAGCATCCCAAAGGCAAGAGCTGCAACAAGAGCTGAGAACCTTTTACGGAGAAAACGATGAAGCCAGTTTCTGTT
Encoded proteins:
- a CDS encoding ABC transporter permease; translated protein: MDIVYTIWLRNVKRFIRSKSRILGSLGMPVFFLLVLGFGLNSVVVLPGMEQGYIGFIIPGIISMSVLFTSVFSGIQIIWDKQFGFLKETLVAPVSRLEIMLGQTFGGATTAVIQGLMIFVLSLFMGLKISSISGFAIAIIFMVLIGISFTAFGIAIASRMDDMHGFQLIMNFVIFPIFGLSGALFPIDSLPAGVRFLTLLDPLTYGVEGIRYGLLGSSQIDPAISFVVLSGFTVMMVVVGSYLFRKISV
- a CDS encoding ATP-binding cassette domain-containing protein, giving the protein MFAIIVEDLTKKFGDFTAVNNLSFNIKKGEVFGLLGPNGAGKTTTMSMLSTMLKPSSGKASVNGYDILKNEDDVRKSIGIVFQDQSLDEELTAYENMDFHGRLYRIPKDIRQKKIMELLKLVELDEKKDNIVKTYSGGMRRRLEIARGLLHEPKVLFLDEPTLGLDPQTRNHLWDYIEKLNKEKGISIILTTHYMEEADKLCHRIAIIDKGGIVAMDTSEKLKNDIGGDVITIVSSGHADLYSVVRSLPEIESIEVHDSSLVIGLQNAEKHVAQIVTMASENGIPIDSISIHKPTLEDVFLHFTGRSIREEEANGKEQMRMMKRARR
- a CDS encoding TetR/AcrR family transcriptional regulator, translating into MSLREKKKQETRNRIFDVSGKLFKEKGFENTTVGEITKEAGIAKGTFFNYFPTKESLLFYFKKQKEELIFNIVETQMSLDVPAKEKIMNFFVLLAENYEKDKELTRLLFFEHKRLTMASSQRSGKKEHGHQRFIDILCDFLKEGMQNGEIRNEIDLKIASESLNAIYFHSLMIWLHSDNDDSFSRDISAKIDLLFEGIGE
- a CDS encoding carboxymuconolactone decarboxylase family protein translates to MEGHPLNIIQEKDSDFFNIIEATRENALSQGSIPLKYKYLIALALDAEHGAVDGVKILAMQAMDEGATKEEIMEAVRIANYIGGIGSVYAAANALRDIL
- a CDS encoding TspO/MBR family protein — its product is MNWRQIDFKKLVISIALCQITGILGGIFTYNSISTWYASLVKPYFVPPGWLFSVVWPLLYLLMGIAFYIIWQKGWQIRKVRTAMYVFSIQLFLNLLWSILFFGLRSPFMGLIDIVLLWIVIVLNIVLFYRISKPAGMLLVPYILWVSFATMLNYSIMILNL
- a CDS encoding YihY/virulence factor BrkB family protein, which produces MVSKYVGLFSRTLDKWKEDDGIINSAALSFHTVIGLPALLLFTLFLGSIFLKEQIIEAAIITDVSLFADDVSIKALNTLFTQLSVSNSLSVSAIVSFLIYLWSAGNIFLQLQKMINKMWGMEFSNRNWLHRFLRKRFSALVAALAFGMLVAMSTVFELIFFVISDNLEATLSISTGAVKYASFLINFATLIVLFMYLFRMLPEANIDLKYVFTGSLLTVILLTMGKYMMGIYLSYSNVATVYGTIGSIIVIFLWVYMSSIIVTFMAEFIGVYSESDR